The Neobacillus sp. PS3-34 genome has a window encoding:
- a CDS encoding 3-ketoacyl-ACP reductase: MISLSGKTALITGAGRGIGRATAIALAKEGVNIGLIGLTMSNLEKAAAELQQYDVKISAATADVSDLDSVHHAVEHIKTDLGSIDILINNAGIAKFGGFLELSPEEWESIIRVNLMGVYNVTRAVLPDMIERKAGDIINISSSAGQKGAPVTSAYSASKFAVLGLTESLMLEVRKHNIRVTALTPSTVATDLAIETNLISGNPDNVMQPEDLAEFMVAQLKLNSRVFVKTAGLWSTNP; encoded by the coding sequence ATGATTTCTTTGAGCGGAAAAACTGCCTTAATTACAGGAGCAGGAAGAGGAATTGGACGAGCTACTGCTATAGCCTTAGCAAAAGAGGGCGTAAATATCGGCTTAATCGGTTTGACTATGTCCAATCTTGAAAAAGCAGCAGCAGAACTTCAGCAATATGATGTAAAAATTTCAGCTGCGACTGCAGATGTATCAGACCTTGACTCAGTTCATCACGCTGTTGAGCATATCAAGACGGACCTGGGTTCGATTGATATTTTAATCAATAACGCTGGTATCGCTAAATTTGGCGGCTTTCTTGAACTGTCCCCTGAAGAATGGGAGAGCATCATTCGCGTAAATTTGATGGGAGTCTATAATGTTACCCGTGCGGTGTTGCCAGATATGATTGAAAGAAAAGCCGGGGATATCATCAATATTTCGTCCTCAGCAGGACAAAAAGGTGCTCCAGTCACAAGCGCATATAGTGCATCGAAGTTTGCCGTTCTCGGCCTGACCGAATCACTCATGCTTGAAGTAAGAAAGCATAATATTCGTGTGACTGCTTTAACACCAAGCACCGTCGCAACTGATTTGGCAATCGAGACAAATCTTATCAGCGGTAACCCAGATAATGTCATGCAGCCTGAAGATCTTGCCGAATTCATGGTTGCTCAACTAAAGCTGAATTCGCGCGTATTTGTTAAAACTGCTGGTCTTTGGTCAACTAATCCTTAG
- the hxlA gene encoding 3-hexulose-6-phosphate synthase yields MELQLALDLVNIQEGIDLVKQVEEYIDVVEIGTPVVINEGLRAVKEMKEAFPKLKVLADLKIMDAAGYEVMKASEAGADIVTILGAAEDESIKGAVAEAKKQGKKILVDMIAVKDKKARAKELDAFGVDYICVHTGYDLQAVGQNSFEDLKAIKDVVKNAKTAIAGGIKLETLPEVIKAQPDLIIVGGGITGQDDIKAAAAQMQQMIKQG; encoded by the coding sequence ATGGAATTACAATTAGCATTAGATTTAGTAAACATCCAAGAAGGAATAGACCTTGTTAAACAAGTTGAAGAATATATCGATGTAGTAGAAATCGGTACTCCTGTTGTTATTAATGAGGGGCTAAGAGCTGTAAAAGAAATGAAAGAAGCCTTCCCTAAGTTAAAAGTATTGGCTGACCTGAAAATTATGGACGCTGCTGGATATGAAGTTATGAAGGCATCTGAAGCAGGCGCAGACATTGTTACCATTCTTGGTGCTGCTGAAGATGAATCCATTAAAGGTGCCGTTGCAGAGGCGAAAAAACAAGGGAAAAAAATCCTTGTCGATATGATCGCTGTAAAGGATAAAAAAGCCCGTGCGAAAGAACTTGATGCATTTGGTGTAGACTACATTTGTGTCCACACAGGCTACGATCTTCAAGCAGTTGGACAGAACTCTTTCGAAGATCTTAAAGCCATTAAAGACGTTGTAAAAAATGCTAAGACTGCGATTGCAGGCGGCATTAAATTGGAAACATTGCCTGAGGTAATCAAAGCACAGCCAGATCTTATCATTGTGGGCGGAGGTATTACCGGACAAGACGATATTAAAGCTGCTGCAGCCCAAATGCAACAAATGATAAAACAAGGGTAA
- the hxlB gene encoding 6-phospho-3-hexuloisomerase: MNTTQYLAKIIEELSRSADLIANEEAELLLNGILESKKIFVAGAGRSGFMAKSFAMRMMHMGLDSYVVGETVTANLEEGDLLIIATGSGETKSLITMAEKAKSLSGTVAVVTINPQSTIGQLADTVIKLPGSPKDQSQSDYKTIQPMGSLFEQTLLLFFDAVILRFMEKKGLDSNIMYGKHANLE, translated from the coding sequence ATGAATACAACTCAATATTTAGCAAAAATTATAGAAGAATTAAGCCGTTCAGCAGACTTAATAGCGAACGAAGAAGCAGAACTCCTTTTAAACGGAATTCTTGAATCAAAAAAAATCTTTGTAGCTGGGGCAGGCCGATCTGGTTTTATGGCAAAATCCTTTGCGATGCGAATGATGCACATGGGTCTGGATTCTTATGTCGTAGGTGAGACTGTCACTGCTAACCTAGAGGAAGGCGATTTATTAATCATCGCCACCGGTTCAGGTGAAACGAAAAGTTTAATTACGATGGCTGAAAAAGCAAAGAGTTTAAGTGGGACAGTTGCAGTTGTCACCATTAATCCTCAATCCACAATTGGACAATTAGCAGATACTGTGATTAAATTGCCTGGCTCGCCTAAAGATCAATCACAAAGCGATTATAAAACAATCCAGCCGATGGGATCACTATTCGAACAAACACTGCTATTATTTTTCGATGCTGTAATCCTTAGGTTCATGGAGAAAAAAGGATTGGATTCCAATATAATGTATGGGAAACACGCCAATCTCGAGTAA